Proteins encoded in a region of the Rutidosis leptorrhynchoides isolate AG116_Rl617_1_P2 chromosome 9, CSIRO_AGI_Rlap_v1, whole genome shotgun sequence genome:
- the LOC139868026 gene encoding uncharacterized protein — translation MNIFQSHDLNRPSLRDIQYPRITEEEAAVLEQPITEQEIIDAINECGSTKAPGPDGFNLGFFKKFWPTIKESVIDAVSGFWANGEFSRGCNASFVTLVLKKLDPLHFGEFRPISLINSYYKIIAKLLSIRLRKIIHKLIGGEQSAFLKGRYILDGALIANEVVDYLHHKRQKGVIFKVDFEKAFDSLSWDFLMEVMESMGFGLRWRNWIRSCLKSASISILINGSPTREFNLGRGVRQGDPLSPFLFILAAEGLNLLTKVAVQKCKFKGLEIGSDKVMVSHLQYADDTIFIGEWDENNVNNLILLLKCFELTSGLKINYHKSQLFGIGVPNNEVVALSSKFNCQEGIDIDNSGIQFSNSFVKKVNNGCNTCFWDDHWLGNYKLKDKFARLYRLESVKDVLIMDRFEQSASGFNWNWEWLQNPRGRTAGELSDLQNLLSSVSFNRDKQDTWTWNLSSKGFLTVKKLTSIIEEHILAEHAVSSSQDTLRNNLLPKKIEIFIWRAIQRKLPVRVELDKRGIDLHTVRCPLCDDGIESVDHSLVLCNQVWDIWDRVYKWWNLGNVSNLSINELFRGNTMLQLTPFGKKLWQAVEWSCGYLLWKNRNGMVFKKKSWTPPVALNEIQIKSFEWISHRINDKRLDWLTWLSNPQSFAT, via the exons atgaatatctTTCAATCTCATGATCTTAATAGACCAAGTCTCAGGGATATTCAATACCCACGTATTACTGAAGAGGAAGCTGCTGTTCTGGAACAACCGATTACTGAACAGGAAATTATCGATGCAATAAACGAGTGCGGTAGTACAAAGGCTCCTGGGCCTGACGGTTTCAATTTGGGCTTTTTTAAGAAATTCTGGCCCACCATCAAAGAATCTGTGATTGATGCAGTTAGTGGGTTCTGGGCAAATGGAGAATTCTCTAGAGGTTGCAATGCCTCTTTTGTCACCCTCGTTCTGAAAAAATTGGACCCGTTGCATTTTGGTGAGTTTAGACCTATTAGTCTCATAAATAGctattataaaattattgcaaaacTTCTTTCCATTCGGCTCAGAAAAATCATTCATAAGTTAATTGGTGGTGAACAAAGTGCATTTTTAAAAGGGCGGTATATTCTGGACGGGGCCTTAATCGCGAATGAGGTGGTTGATTACCTCCATCACAAAAGACAAAAAGGGGTCATTTTTAAAGTTGATTTCGAAAAAGCTTTCGATAGTCTTAGTTGGGATTTTTTAATGGAGGTTATGGAAAGTATGGGTTTCGGGTTAAGATGGAGGAATTGGATCAGGTCTTGTTTAAAGTCGGCTAGTATATCTATTTTAATTAATGGATCGCCGACTCGTGAATTTAATCTTGGTCGAGGTGTTAGACAAGGTGACCCGCTATcaccttttttatttattttggccGCGGAAGGGCTTAATTTACTTACCAAGGTGGCGGTTCAGAAGTGTAAATTCAAAGGCCTTGAAATTGGTTCGGATAAAGTTATGGTTTCTCATTTACAATACGCGGATGACACTATCTTCATTGGCGAGTGGGATGAAAATAATGTGAATAATCTCATTTTACTCCTTAAATGCTTCGAGTTGACTTCCGGGTTGAAAATAAATTATCATAAGAGTCAATTATTCGGGATAGGTGTTCCTAACAATGAGGTTGTTGCTCTGTCTAGCAAGTTCAATTGTCAAGAAG GTATTGACATTGATAACTCAGGAATTCAGTTTTctaattcctttgttaaaaaaGTCAACAATGGTTGCAATACTTGTTTTTGGGATGATCATTGGCTAGGGAATTACAAACTGAAAGATAAATTTGCTCGGCTATACCGGCTTGAATCGGTTAAAGACGTGCTAATTATGGATCGGTTTGAACAATCTGCTTCGGGTTTTAATTGGAACTGGGAATGGCTGCAAAATCCTCGGGGTCGAACAGCAGGTGAATTAAGCGACCTGCAGAATTTATTATCATCAGTCTCGTTTAATAGGGACAAACAGGATACCTGGACGTGGAACCTTTCGAGTAAGGGCTTCTTAACTGTAAAAAAATTGACATCAATCATAGAAGAACATATTCTAGCGGAGCATGCAGTCTCATCATCTCAAGACACTTTGCGTAATAATCTTCTTCCGAAAAAAATTGAAATCTTCATTTGGAGGGCTATACAACGTAAATTACCGGTTCGTGTGGAATTGGATAAAAGAGGTATCGATCTTCACACGGTTAGATGCCCTCTTTGCGACGACGGCATCGAATCGGTTGATCATTCTTTGGTTTTATGCAATCAAGTTTGGGATATTTGGGATAGGGTATACAAGTGGTGGAATCTTGGTAATGTTTCAAACCTGAGCATTAATGAATTGTTTCGGGGTAACACAATGCTTCAATTGACACCGTTCGGGAAAAAGTTATGGCAAGCAGTGGAGTGGTCGTGCGGTTATCTCCTATGGAAAAATAGAAATGGTATGGTCTTCAAAAAGAAAAGTTGGACTCCGCCGGTTGCTCTGAACGAGATTCAAATTAAATCGTTCGAGTGGATTTCTCATCGTATTAATGATAAAAGGCTTGATTGGTTGACTTGGCTTTCAAATCCTCAAAGCTTTGCGACTTAA